CTGCCTGGACGCCCGCGACTGGCAGCAGTGGCTGGAGGTTTACGACCCAGACGTCGTCTACTGGGTGCCGGCCTGGCGCGATGAGCACACACAAACCAGCGACCCGGATACTGAGATATCGCAGATCTACCATGACTCGCGTCGCGGGCTGCAGGAGCGCGTGATGCGTGCGCAGTCAGGTAAGTCGGTCACGGCGATGCCGCTGCCGCGCACGACCCATTTCGTGACCAACATTGAGGCCGAGTTCGA
The DNA window shown above is from Immundisolibacter sp. and carries:
- a CDS encoding aromatic-ring-hydroxylating dioxygenase subunit beta, producing the protein MADPNATAIATALLYLECRCLDARDWQQWLEVYDPDVVYWVPAWRDEHTQTSDPDTEISQIYHDSRRGLQERVMRAQSGKSVTAMPLPRTTHFVTNIEAEFESASEISVRANWLVQVYNPRTETQHSNFGDYDLRLRQDARRWVIRWKKIKIQNDLVPALIDFYTL